In Anaerolineales bacterium, a single genomic region encodes these proteins:
- a CDS encoding 4Fe-4S dicluster domain-containing protein: MGDSAVHLLDLGSRQAPWVSEIETLSEQKLLACYQCGRCSAGCPMVNEMDLLPNQVIRLAQLGMALVLESQAAWVCASCLTCHARCPKGIDLPRVMEAIRILAVRAGGARLLAGDVSSRDLSQAPPMAVIGALRKAGG; this comes from the coding sequence GTGGGAGATAGTGCCGTGCATCTGCTGGACCTGGGCAGCCGGCAGGCACCTTGGGTCAGCGAAATCGAAACCCTGAGTGAGCAGAAGCTGCTGGCGTGCTACCAGTGTGGAAGGTGCTCGGCCGGTTGCCCGATGGTCAACGAGATGGACCTGCTGCCCAATCAGGTCATTCGGCTGGCACAGCTCGGGATGGCGTTGGTGCTGGAAAGCCAGGCGGCCTGGGTGTGTGCCTCCTGTCTGACCTGCCATGCCCGCTGCCCGAAGGGGATCGACCTGCCGCGGGTGATGGAAGCCATCCGCATCCTGGCGGTGCGCGCCGGCGGTGCGCGCCTGCTGGCCGGAGATGTGTCCTCCCGCGATCTCTCGCAGGCCCCGCCGATGGCAGTCATCGGGGCGTTGCGCAAGGCTGGAGGCTGA